The Vicia villosa cultivar HV-30 ecotype Madison, WI linkage group LG1, Vvil1.0, whole genome shotgun sequence genome includes a region encoding these proteins:
- the LOC131630674 gene encoding transcription initiation factor TFIID subunit 9 produces MGDIEEEMSTPVPRDAKIIESLLKSMGVEEYEPRVIHKFLELWYRYVVDVLTDAQVYSEHASKSAIDVDDVKLAIQTQANFSFSQPPPREVLLELAKIRNKISLPKSLAPGIPLPPDQDTLISPNYQFAFPNKRSAEPIEETEEEEPANADPNPSQEEKTDAQQNPTQRVSFPLPKRQKD; encoded by the exons ATGGGAGATATTGAGGAGGAGATGTCGACGCCGGTGCCGAGGGATGCGAAGATTATTGAGTCTTTGTTGAAATCGATGGGGGTAGAAGAATATGAACCTCGTGTTATTCATAAATTTCTTGAGTTGTGGTATCGGTATGTTGTTGATGTGTTGACGGATGCTCAAGTGTATTCAGAGCATGCTAGCAAGTCTgcaattgatgttgatgatgttaAGCTTGCCATTCAAACACAGGCTAACTTTAGCTTCTCACAACCACCCCCTCGTGag GTGCTCCTTGAGCTAGCTAAAATCCGCAACAAGATATCATTACCAAAGTCTCTAGCACCTGGCATTCCACTTCCGCCTGATCAGGACACATTAATCAGTCCCAACTACCAGTTTGCATTTCCAAACAAAAGGTCCGCCGAACCTATAGAAGAAACCGAGGAGGAAGAACCTGCCAACGCTGACCCCAACCCGTCCCAAGAAGAAAAGACAGACGCCCAACAAAATCCAACTCAAAGAGTGTCGTTTCCTTTGCCCAAACGCCAAAAGGATTGA